The following are from one region of the Phycisphaerales bacterium genome:
- a CDS encoding serine/threonine-protein kinase: protein MAERDDATIVDGDRAEPGQHIDRYKLLQRLGEGGFGTVWLAEQSEPVRRQVALKIIKLGMDTKQVIARFEAERQALAMMDHPGIAKVFDAGSTETGRPYFVMEHIKGVPILEYCDTHKLDTRARLSLFIQVCEAIQHAHQKGIIHRDIKPSNVLVTLEGDRPTPKVIDFGIAKATNTELTQKTVFTEQRQVIGTPEYMSPEQAEMSALDIDTRSDVYSLGVLLYELLTGTTPFDGRDLMSKGFGEMMRIIREVEPAKPSTRLSTLGESASLTAQRRRADVRKLGLILRGDLDWIVMCCLEKDRTRRYETANALAKDVERHLHDEPVVAGPPSTSYRLRKFVRRNRAQVAAGALVAVALVLGIIGTSVGLAWAVEARRAADAARVDAELAAAEASAEAQRAERAEAQAVRRAEQLEVVTSFQAAQLSGLDPERAGTKLFEHLAQRVRSVGETGADPQAADAALTLLGQLNFTDVALWLFQAELFDPSIDAVNAQFGTQPALRARLLGTLGETIMEVGLLERAIAVLESALALREAESPGAPDDHADLRKLLGLAYLRAGMMEPAEIELRRASAGFEATLGERDQRTLDAADFHSDTLRVMGRLDEARAIGERTLELRLATLGPNHTDTLNSYLNLAHLAITRSADEDAERYFRLAAEGFERALGEDNPSTQNARSGWAEALVRMDRAADAEPIYRQVLAFYRARLGEDHPNTITTTMRLVDCLQVQEKWDDARAQGAAALAAARAQLPPGHWMLGSFAWTHAKTLLALERFAQAEALMLEAWGAIEATLGPTHVRAIAVARSLDTLYTTWHAAEPQAGHDAHIETWRERGRLPGG from the coding sequence ATGGCGGAGCGTGACGACGCGACGATTGTCGACGGAGATCGGGCCGAGCCGGGTCAGCACATTGATCGCTACAAGCTGCTCCAACGCCTGGGCGAGGGTGGCTTCGGCACGGTCTGGCTCGCCGAGCAATCCGAGCCGGTCCGGCGTCAGGTTGCGCTGAAGATCATCAAGTTGGGCATGGACACCAAGCAGGTGATCGCACGCTTCGAGGCCGAGCGCCAGGCGCTGGCGATGATGGACCACCCGGGAATCGCCAAGGTATTCGATGCCGGCTCGACTGAGACCGGTCGGCCGTACTTCGTAATGGAGCACATCAAGGGCGTGCCCATCCTGGAATACTGCGACACGCACAAGCTGGACACCCGTGCGCGTCTGAGCCTGTTCATCCAGGTGTGCGAAGCGATCCAGCACGCCCACCAGAAGGGCATCATCCATCGCGACATCAAGCCAAGCAACGTGCTGGTAACGCTGGAAGGCGACAGGCCCACGCCCAAGGTGATCGACTTCGGCATCGCCAAGGCAACCAACACCGAGCTTACGCAAAAGACGGTGTTTACCGAGCAGCGGCAGGTCATCGGCACGCCCGAATACATGAGCCCCGAGCAGGCCGAGATGTCGGCGCTGGACATCGATACGCGGAGCGACGTCTATTCGCTGGGCGTGCTGCTGTACGAACTTCTTACGGGCACGACGCCCTTTGACGGCCGCGACCTGATGAGCAAGGGCTTCGGCGAGATGATGCGGATCATCCGCGAGGTCGAGCCGGCCAAGCCCAGCACCCGCCTGTCCACGCTGGGCGAGAGCGCCAGCCTGACCGCCCAGCGCCGGCGCGCCGATGTCCGCAAGCTCGGCCTGATCCTCCGAGGCGATCTCGACTGGATCGTCATGTGCTGCCTGGAGAAGGACCGCACGCGCCGGTACGAGACGGCCAACGCGCTGGCCAAGGACGTCGAGCGACACCTGCACGACGAGCCGGTCGTCGCCGGTCCCCCCAGCACGAGCTACCGGCTGCGGAAGTTCGTTCGACGCAATCGTGCACAGGTCGCCGCCGGCGCGCTCGTCGCCGTCGCGCTGGTGCTGGGCATCATCGGCACGAGCGTGGGCCTGGCATGGGCGGTCGAAGCGCGTCGAGCCGCTGACGCGGCGCGCGTCGATGCCGAACTGGCCGCGGCGGAAGCCAGCGCCGAGGCGCAGCGCGCCGAGCGAGCCGAGGCCCAGGCGGTGCGGCGTGCCGAGCAGCTCGAGGTGGTCACGTCGTTCCAGGCGGCGCAGCTCTCGGGGCTCGACCCCGAACGCGCGGGGACGAAGCTCTTCGAGCACCTCGCCCAGCGCGTGCGGAGCGTGGGCGAGACGGGGGCCGACCCGCAGGCCGCCGACGCGGCACTCACGCTGCTGGGCCAACTGAACTTCACCGATGTGGCGCTGTGGCTGTTCCAGGCCGAGCTCTTCGATCCGTCGATCGACGCCGTCAATGCGCAGTTCGGCACGCAGCCGGCCCTGCGGGCCCGGCTCCTGGGCACGCTGGGCGAGACGATCATGGAGGTCGGCCTGCTGGAGCGCGCCATCGCCGTGCTCGAATCGGCCCTGGCCCTGCGAGAAGCCGAGTCGCCAGGGGCGCCGGACGACCACGCCGACCTGCGCAAGCTCCTGGGCCTGGCGTACCTTCGCGCGGGCATGATGGAGCCGGCCGAGATCGAACTCCGCCGCGCCTCGGCGGGCTTCGAGGCGACGCTGGGCGAGCGCGACCAGCGCACGCTCGACGCGGCGGACTTCCATTCCGACACGCTGCGCGTCATGGGCCGGCTCGACGAGGCGCGGGCGATTGGCGAGCGCACGCTGGAGCTGCGCCTGGCGACGCTGGGCCCCAACCACACCGACACGCTCAATTCGTACCTCAACCTGGCGCACCTGGCCATCACGCGCAGCGCCGACGAGGACGCCGAGCGGTACTTCCGCCTGGCCGCCGAGGGATTCGAGCGCGCCCTGGGCGAGGACAATCCGTCCACGCAGAACGCGCGCTCGGGGTGGGCCGAGGCCCTGGTGCGGATGGACCGGGCCGCCGACGCCGAACCGATCTACCGCCAGGTTCTTGCCTTCTACCGCGCGCGCCTGGGCGAGGACCACCCCAACACGATCACGACCACGATGCGACTGGTGGACTGCCTGCAGGTGCAGGAGAAGTGGGACGACGCCCGGGCCCAGGGCGCCGCCGCGCTCGCCGCGGCGCGGGCCCAGCTGCCCCCCGGGCACTGGATGCTGGGCTCCTTCGCCTGGACGCACGCCAAGACCCTGCTGGCCCTGGAGCGGTTCGCCCAGGCCGAAGCGCTGATGCTCGAGGCGTGGGGCGCCATCGAGGCCACGCTGGGGCCCACGCACGTCCGGGCCATCGCCGTGGCGCGATCGCTCGACACGCTGTATACCACGTGGCACGCGGCCGAGCCGCAGGCCGGCCACGACGCGCACATCGAGACCTGGCGGGAGCGTGGAAGGCTGCCGGGGGGATGA
- a CDS encoding ABC transporter ATP-binding protein, with the protein MSLLLDAKNVHKTYKLGRVPVPVLRGASLSLKESEWVAILGASGSGKSTLLHLIGGLDKPQDGTITFQGRDISRLGPGGLNRYRARDVGVVFQFYHLLPELDVMGNVLLGAMTQGVLGRKVPAERRERAKELLTTFGLGERLRHKPAQLSGGERQRVAIARALIADPPLLLADEPTGNLDQHTGEGILDALEKVVRPDDPEAPKRAMLMVTHDQQVAERADRVVHMVDGVIVEATASAT; encoded by the coding sequence GTGAGTTTGCTCCTCGACGCCAAGAACGTCCACAAGACCTACAAGCTGGGCCGCGTCCCGGTGCCGGTGCTGCGTGGGGCGTCGCTCAGCCTTAAAGAAAGCGAGTGGGTGGCGATCCTGGGGGCCTCGGGCAGCGGCAAGAGCACGCTGCTGCACTTAATAGGCGGCCTGGACAAGCCACAGGACGGCACGATCACCTTCCAGGGGCGCGACATCTCTCGCCTCGGGCCGGGCGGGCTGAACCGCTACCGGGCCCGCGACGTGGGTGTCGTCTTCCAGTTCTACCACCTGCTGCCCGAACTGGACGTGATGGGCAACGTGCTGCTGGGGGCGATGACCCAGGGCGTGCTGGGTCGGAAGGTCCCCGCCGAGCGGCGCGAGCGGGCGAAGGAGCTGCTGACCACCTTCGGCCTGGGCGAGCGACTCCGCCACAAGCCCGCCCAGCTCAGCGGCGGCGAGCGCCAGCGGGTGGCGATCGCACGGGCACTGATCGCCGATCCGCCTCTTCTTTTGGCCGACGAGCCCACCGGCAACCTCGACCAGCACACGGGCGAGGGCATCCTGGACGCCTTGGAGAAGGTCGTGCGGCCCGATGACCCCGAGGCCCCCAAGCGGGCGATGCTGATGGTGACCCACGACCAGCAGGTGGCCGAGCGTGCCGACCGGGTGGTGCACATGGTGGACGGGGTGATCGTGGAGGCCACCGCCTCGGCCACATAG
- a CDS encoding FHA domain-containing protein, producing the protein MPSLSIVSGPNEGDYYPLGSRTMVVGRDEACPVQITDDRVSRKHLQIRCDQGRYLATDLKSANGLRINGRDVQGECELEDGDVIEIGRSKIAFWAREFDDRESAMDHWHERGHRTRPTIQD; encoded by the coding sequence ATGCCGTCGCTGTCGATCGTTTCGGGCCCCAACGAGGGCGACTACTACCCGCTGGGCTCGCGCACCATGGTCGTGGGCCGGGACGAGGCCTGCCCCGTCCAGATCACCGACGACCGCGTCAGCCGCAAGCACCTGCAGATTCGTTGCGACCAGGGCCGCTATCTGGCCACCGACCTGAAGAGCGCTAACGGCCTGCGGATCAACGGCCGCGACGTCCAGGGCGAGTGCGAGTTGGAGGACGGCGACGTGATCGAGATCGGCCGCTCCAAGATCGCCTTCTGGGCCCGGGAATTCGACGATCGCGAGAGCGCCATGGACCACTGGCACGAGCGCGGCCACCGCACCCGGCCGACCATCCAGGACTAG
- a CDS encoding alpha/beta hydrolase, with the protein MTPTGATGQHASADSASTASPPSSGRPIELRGLSGTVPATVEEVGAGAAVVFLHGLVGLNEHWEEVVRLAEPSVRCVLLQVPLLDLRGDDCSIDGVTALTIDFLQKHFDHPVVLVGNSFGGHVALRVALQRPDLVRGLVLAGSSGLIEKSMVSDIQLRPSRGWLERKIGELFYDPATHMRASDIERAHQQLSERGGARAMVRLSRSARRNHLGSRMSGIKAPTLLIWGKQDIVTPPEAAEQFASMLGRSRLVWFDRCGHVPMMEHPEPFASRLVEFVESLDPEQAPEKAEG; encoded by the coding sequence TTGACACCCACGGGCGCCACCGGACAGCACGCTTCGGCCGATTCGGCCTCCACGGCCTCCCCGCCGTCGAGCGGGCGACCGATCGAGCTGCGCGGCCTGAGCGGCACGGTGCCCGCCACCGTCGAAGAGGTCGGCGCGGGGGCGGCGGTGGTGTTCCTGCACGGGCTGGTGGGCCTGAACGAGCACTGGGAAGAGGTCGTCCGCCTGGCAGAGCCGAGCGTTCGGTGCGTGCTGCTGCAGGTTCCCCTGCTGGACCTGCGCGGAGACGACTGCTCGATCGACGGCGTGACCGCCCTGACGATCGATTTCCTCCAGAAGCACTTCGATCATCCGGTCGTGCTCGTGGGCAACAGCTTCGGCGGCCACGTCGCGCTGCGGGTGGCGTTGCAGCGGCCCGACCTGGTGCGCGGGCTGGTGCTGGCGGGAAGCAGCGGACTCATCGAGAAGTCGATGGTCAGCGACATCCAGCTGCGCCCCAGCCGAGGCTGGCTCGAACGCAAGATCGGCGAGCTGTTCTACGACCCGGCGACGCACATGCGGGCCAGCGACATCGAGCGCGCCCACCAGCAACTGAGCGAACGCGGTGGCGCGCGGGCCATGGTGCGCCTCAGCCGCAGCGCACGGCGAAACCATCTGGGCTCGCGCATGAGCGGCATCAAGGCGCCCACGCTGCTCATCTGGGGCAAGCAGGACATCGTCACCCCGCCCGAGGCAGCCGAGCAGTTCGCCTCGATGCTGGGCCGCTCGCGGCTGGTCTGGTTCGACCGGTGCGGACACGTGCCCATGATGGAGCACCCCGAGCCGTTTGCCTCCAGGCTGGTCGAATTCGTCGAGTCGCTCGACCCCGAGCAAGCTCCAGAAAAGGCCGAAGGCTGA
- a CDS encoding FG-GAP-like repeat-containing protein has protein sequence MPNRTPTVLVLAAGLAASTALATRAHAQACDPATQFEPEQRFDAGDGAWSVSLGDLNGDGFQDMAVANQVSDDVSVLLGRGDGTFQPEQRFEVGQRPEGVAIGDINGDGFQDMAVANQSDYDVSVLLGRGDGTFQPQQRFDVGDRPRHVALGDLNGDGAPDMAVADFDGDVKVLLGRGDGTFQPEQRFDAGAYSVHVALGDINGDGFQDMAVANSESDDVSVLLGRGDGTFETQRRFDAGERPWSVALSDLDGDGNLDVAVANLDGDAVSVLMGRGDGGLRPAQRFDAGSSPRSVALADLNGDGAPDVAVPSLLSDEVSVLLGRGDGTFEPQQRFGVGDAPWSVALGDLNGDGATDVALASLGSADVSVLINRCNPPAFCPLEPEQRVTAGDRPLSVALGDLNGDGFQDMAVANGFSNDVSVLPGRGDGTFEPQQRVNAGGSPSSVSLSDFNGDGFQDMAVANQSDSDVSVLLGRGDGTFQPQQRFDAGSGPRSTAVADINGDGFEDMAVANRYDNDVSVLLGRGDGTFEPQQRFGAGDGPFGVALGDLDGDGVPDLVVANVSSEDVSVLLGRGDGTFEPQQRFGAGRGPFSVALGDFDGDGVHDVAVANNFSSDVSVLLGRGDGTFEPEQRLQAGDGPYSVALDDINGDGFLDMAVANGFFDLRVLLGLGDGTFGPQQRVGAGSGVSVALGDLNGDRVLDLAVTNESGDYVGVLLNRCAPPSCPADLDGDGELSIFDFLAFQNLFDASDPRADFDGDGSLTIFDFLAFQNEFDLGCP, from the coding sequence ATGCCCAACCGCACCCCCACCGTCCTCGTGCTGGCCGCCGGCCTGGCCGCCTCGACCGCACTTGCCACCCGTGCGCACGCACAGGCGTGCGACCCCGCCACGCAGTTCGAGCCCGAGCAACGCTTCGACGCGGGCGATGGGGCGTGGAGCGTGTCGCTGGGCGACCTCAACGGCGACGGCTTCCAGGACATGGCCGTGGCCAATCAGGTTTCCGACGATGTGAGCGTGCTGCTGGGCCGGGGCGACGGCACGTTCCAGCCCGAGCAACGCTTCGAAGTTGGTCAGAGGCCAGAGGGCGTGGCCATTGGTGACATCAACGGCGACGGCTTCCAGGACATGGCCGTGGCCAATCAGAGCGACTACGACGTGAGCGTGCTGCTGGGACGCGGCGACGGGACGTTCCAGCCCCAGCAACGCTTCGATGTGGGCGACCGCCCCCGGCACGTGGCGCTGGGCGACCTCAACGGCGACGGCGCCCCGGATATGGCCGTGGCGGACTTCGACGGCGACGTCAAGGTGCTGCTGGGACGCGGCGATGGCACCTTCCAGCCCGAGCAACGCTTCGACGCGGGCGCGTACTCGGTGCACGTGGCGCTGGGCGATATCAACGGCGACGGCTTCCAGGACATGGCCGTGGCGAACTCCGAGAGCGACGACGTGAGCGTGCTGCTGGGACGCGGCGATGGGACCTTCGAGACCCAGCGACGCTTCGATGCGGGCGAACGGCCCTGGAGCGTGGCGCTCAGCGACCTCGACGGCGATGGCAACCTCGACGTGGCCGTGGCGAACCTGGATGGCGACGCCGTGAGCGTGCTGATGGGACGCGGCGACGGCGGCTTGCGGCCCGCGCAACGCTTCGACGCGGGCTCGAGTCCACGGAGCGTGGCCCTCGCCGACCTGAACGGCGACGGCGCCCCGGACGTGGCCGTGCCAAGCCTGCTGAGCGACGAAGTGAGCGTGCTGCTCGGTCGCGGCGACGGGACCTTCGAGCCCCAGCAACGCTTCGGCGTGGGCGACGCGCCATGGAGCGTGGCGCTGGGCGACCTCAACGGCGACGGCGCGACGGATGTTGCGCTCGCAAGCCTGGGCAGCGCTGACGTGAGCGTGCTGATCAACCGCTGCAATCCGCCCGCCTTCTGTCCGCTCGAGCCCGAGCAACGCGTCACCGCGGGCGACAGACCACTGAGCGTGGCGCTGGGCGACCTCAACGGCGATGGCTTCCAGGACATGGCCGTGGCCAACGGCTTCAGCAACGACGTGAGCGTCCTGCCGGGCCGCGGCGACGGGACCTTCGAGCCCCAGCAACGCGTCAACGCGGGCGGAAGCCCATCGAGCGTCTCGCTGAGCGACTTCAACGGCGACGGCTTCCAGGACATGGCCGTGGCGAATCAATCCGACAGCGACGTGAGCGTGCTGCTCGGCCGTGGCGACGGCACCTTCCAGCCCCAGCAACGCTTCGACGCGGGCTCCGGACCGCGCAGCACGGCCGTGGCGGACATCAACGGTGATGGCTTTGAGGACATGGCCGTGGCGAATCGATACGACAACGACGTGAGCGTGCTGCTCGGCCGCGGCGACGGGACCTTCGAGCCCCAGCAACGCTTCGGAGCTGGCGATGGGCCGTTCGGCGTGGCGCTCGGTGACCTCGACGGCGATGGCGTCCCGGATCTGGTCGTGGCGAACGTAAGCAGCGAAGACGTGAGCGTGCTGCTCGGCCGCGGCGACGGCACCTTCGAGCCCCAGCAACGCTTCGGCGCAGGCCGTGGGCCGTTCAGCGTGGCGCTGGGCGACTTCGACGGCGATGGCGTCCATGACGTGGCCGTGGCGAACAACTTCAGCAGCGACGTAAGCGTGCTGCTCGGCCGCGGCGACGGCACCTTCGAGCCCGAGCAACGCCTCCAAGCGGGAGATGGTCCCTATAGCGTGGCGCTCGATGACATCAATGGCGACGGTTTCCTGGACATGGCCGTCGCGAATGGCTTCTTCGACTTGAGGGTGCTGCTGGGTTTGGGTGACGGGACCTTCGGGCCCCAGCAACGCGTCGGCGCGGGCAGCGGAGTGAGCGTGGCGCTCGGCGACCTCAACGGCGACCGAGTCCTGGATCTAGCCGTGACAAATGAGTCAGGCGACTACGTGGGCGTGCTGCTCAACCGCTGCGCCCCTCCGTCCTGCCCGGCCGACCTGGACGGCGACGGCGAGCTCTCGATCTTCGATTTCCTGGCCTTCCAGAACCTCTTCGACGCCAGCGACCCGCGGGCCGACTTCGACGGCGACGGCTCGCTGACGATCTTCGACTTCCTGGCCTTCCAGAACGAGTTCGACCTGGGCTGCCCGTAG
- a CDS encoding proline--tRNA ligase has translation MTPNAQTATEAASPLSTLRQGDVHLWSRTLIPTTREAPADATTPSHVFLVRAGFIRQLAAGVYDYLPLAWRSLRKIQEIVRQEHERIGAMEMLFPAFEPMSLLKETGRDEAYGDDLFTLEDRHGRALALAPTHEEPIVEMMKGAVTSYKQLPLSLYQIQTKFRDEPRPRSGLLRCREFIMKDAYSFHLNQQGEGGLDVAYDHFYDAYTRIFTRCGLTFTAVEAESGPIGGSASHEFMVHAESGEDKVLVCPVSGYAANVEKAEIGERVWSFDGDAGEELKKHHTPNMPGIELVAGHLGATAAGMLKTIVFERVLKDPDTTKYVLAVVRGDHDVNEGKVRDAVGSGVRLADEAKAKADGLAIGYVSPSAFAKLTGATIVVDPDAAQPNAWATGADEVDHHVTGWHWHRDLGYETGKLKVADIRNAEAGDPSPRAEGSTLEVQRGIEVGHIFKLGTKYSDAMDFKVLAEDQKPRSVTMGCYGIGVSRTMAACVEMSHDENGIIWPAAVAPYHVEIILMKPEDEKQRSVAGELAEKLAARGADVLIDDRKERPGPKFKDADLIGIPVRLTLGDKALDAGGVEFKLRKDTGKGEVVAFDSVIDRCISALESA, from the coding sequence ATGACCCCCAACGCCCAGACCGCCACCGAAGCCGCCTCCCCCCTCTCCACCCTCCGCCAGGGCGACGTCCACCTGTGGAGCCGCACCCTCATCCCCACCACCCGCGAGGCCCCCGCCGACGCGACGACGCCCAGCCACGTGTTCCTGGTGCGGGCGGGGTTCATCCGGCAGCTGGCCGCGGGGGTGTACGACTACCTGCCGCTGGCCTGGCGGAGCCTCCGCAAGATCCAGGAAATCGTCCGGCAGGAGCACGAGCGGATCGGGGCGATGGAGATGCTCTTCCCCGCGTTCGAGCCGATGAGCCTGCTGAAGGAGACCGGCCGCGACGAGGCGTACGGCGACGACCTGTTCACGCTCGAGGATCGGCACGGGCGGGCGCTGGCGCTCGCCCCGACGCACGAAGAACCCATCGTCGAGATGATGAAGGGCGCGGTGACCAGCTACAAGCAGCTGCCGCTGAGCCTGTACCAGATCCAGACCAAGTTCCGCGACGAGCCGCGGCCGCGCTCGGGCCTGCTGCGCTGCCGCGAGTTCATCATGAAGGACGCGTACAGCTTCCACCTCAATCAGCAGGGCGAGGGCGGGCTGGACGTGGCCTACGACCACTTCTACGACGCGTACACGCGGATCTTCACCAGGTGCGGCTTGACGTTCACGGCCGTCGAGGCCGAGAGCGGGCCCATCGGCGGCTCGGCCAGCCACGAATTCATGGTGCACGCCGAGAGCGGCGAGGACAAGGTCTTGGTGTGCCCGGTGAGCGGGTACGCGGCGAACGTCGAGAAGGCGGAGATCGGCGAGCGCGTGTGGTCGTTCGATGGTGATGCGGGTGAAGAACTCAAGAAGCACCACACGCCGAACATGCCTGGGATCGAGCTGGTCGCCGGGCACCTGGGGGCGACGGCGGCGGGCATGCTCAAGACGATCGTCTTCGAGCGCGTGCTCAAGGACCCGGACACCACCAAGTACGTGCTGGCCGTCGTCCGCGGCGACCACGACGTGAACGAGGGCAAGGTGCGCGACGCGGTGGGCTCGGGCGTGAGGCTGGCCGACGAGGCGAAGGCGAAGGCCGACGGGCTGGCGATCGGCTACGTGAGCCCGAGCGCGTTCGCCAAGTTGACGGGGGCGACGATCGTGGTCGATCCCGACGCCGCGCAGCCGAACGCCTGGGCGACGGGCGCCGACGAGGTGGACCACCACGTGACGGGGTGGCACTGGCATCGCGATCTCGGCTACGAGACGGGCAAGCTCAAGGTCGCCGACATCCGCAACGCCGAGGCGGGCGACCCCAGCCCGCGTGCCGAGGGCTCGACGCTCGAGGTCCAGCGGGGCATCGAGGTCGGCCACATCTTCAAGCTGGGCACGAAGTACTCCGACGCGATGGACTTCAAGGTCCTCGCCGAGGACCAGAAGCCGCGGTCGGTGACCATGGGCTGCTACGGCATCGGCGTGAGCCGGACCATGGCCGCGTGCGTCGAGATGAGCCACGACGAGAACGGCATCATCTGGCCGGCGGCCGTCGCGCCCTATCACGTCGAGATCATCCTCATGAAGCCCGAGGACGAGAAGCAGCGGTCGGTCGCCGGCGAGCTGGCCGAGAAGCTGGCGGCCAGGGGCGCCGACGTCCTGATCGACGATCGCAAGGAGCGCCCGGGCCCCAAGTTCAAGGACGCCGACCTGATCGGCATCCCGGTGCGCCTGACGCTGGGCGACAAGGCGCTGGACGCCGGCGGCGTGGAGTTCAAGCTGCGCAAGGACACCGGGAAGGGCGAGGTGGTGGCGTTCGACTCGGTGATCGACCGCTGCATCTCGGCGCTGGAGAGCGCGTGA
- a CDS encoding FG-GAP-like repeat-containing protein, whose amino-acid sequence MPESRVVLTVLAAATLPLTALAQDCDPIEIFAPQMAYDAGATPLSIDLADLDGDGDADMAVANYISNDVSVLLNNGDGTFASQVRYEVGELPWSVAIGDLDSDGDGDLAVSSRDSDSVSVLRNHGDGTYAPEVRYRVVGGPVSLVMGDLDSDGHADLAVACPLTNGVSVLLNNGDGTFAREVQYRAGVRAFGVAIGDLDGDGDADLAVANSSSADVSLLLNAGDGTFPTQLRHDAGDQPNNVAVGDLDGDGDADLVVANGDSLGIGVLLNDGNAVFAPAVFYDAVYGYGSLVIDDVDGDGDADLVLGNASALDVSVFLNKGDGTFAPRVPLSAGLEPIGLQLGDLDGDGDPDLAVTDASNDNVTVLLNRCGPFPCPADLDGDGVLTIFDFLAFGNLFDLMDPIADFDGDGDFTIFDFLSFQSAFAAGCP is encoded by the coding sequence ATGCCCGAGAGCCGTGTCGTTCTGACCGTGCTGGCCGCCGCCACGCTGCCGCTCACCGCGTTGGCCCAGGACTGCGACCCTATCGAGATCTTCGCGCCACAGATGGCGTATGACGCGGGCGCAACGCCACTCTCCATCGACCTGGCCGATCTGGACGGCGATGGCGACGCCGACATGGCCGTGGCAAACTACATCAGTAACGACGTGAGCGTGTTGCTCAACAATGGTGATGGCACGTTTGCGTCTCAAGTGCGATACGAAGTAGGCGAACTTCCATGGTCCGTGGCGATTGGCGATCTGGACAGTGACGGTGACGGTGACCTGGCCGTCTCCAGCCGCGACAGCGACAGCGTGAGCGTGCTGCGCAATCACGGTGATGGCACATACGCGCCAGAGGTGCGCTATCGGGTCGTCGGCGGCCCCGTATCCCTGGTGATGGGAGACCTGGACAGCGATGGCCACGCAGATCTGGCGGTGGCGTGCCCCCTCACGAACGGCGTCAGCGTGCTGCTGAACAACGGCGACGGCACCTTTGCGCGGGAAGTTCAGTATCGCGCGGGCGTTCGAGCCTTCGGCGTGGCGATCGGCGACCTCGATGGCGATGGCGACGCCGACCTGGCCGTGGCGAACAGCAGCAGCGCCGATGTGAGCCTGCTCTTGAACGCCGGGGACGGCACCTTCCCGACCCAACTGCGGCATGACGCGGGCGATCAGCCCAACAACGTCGCGGTGGGCGACTTGGACGGTGATGGTGACGCGGACCTCGTCGTGGCCAACGGGGATAGCCTTGGCATCGGCGTGCTCCTGAACGACGGCAACGCCGTCTTTGCCCCCGCCGTGTTCTATGACGCGGTGTACGGCTACGGAAGCCTGGTCATCGATGACGTGGACGGCGATGGCGACGCGGACCTGGTCTTGGGCAACGCGTCTGCTCTGGATGTCAGCGTCTTCTTGAACAAAGGAGATGGAACATTCGCGCCCCGCGTGCCTTTGTCTGCCGGCCTGGAGCCCATCGGGCTGCAACTCGGCGACCTGGACGGCGACGGCGACCCGGACCTGGCCGTTACCGATGCGAGCAACGACAACGTCACCGTGCTCTTGAATCGGTGCGGGCCGTTTCCCTGCCCCGCCGATCTCGACGGCGACGGCGTGCTCACGATCTTCGACTTCCTGGCCTTCGGCAACCTCTTCGATCTGATGGACCCCATCGCCGATTTCGACGGCGACGGCGACTTCACGATCTTCGATTTTCTCTCGTTCCAGAGTGCCTTCGCTGCTGGCTGCCCGTAG